AGGATGTGACGGCTCCACAGCCTTACAAATGTATGGTTACAGCTTAAGTGTCTTAAGGGATCTACAGTCTGATCCATTTTGCCATTCAGCTTTGAGGTCTGTGACAATACTCTGCAGGGTAGCAAAGAATAAGTGAAATACATGTGAGTTAGCAGTTAGAGCTTTTGTGAGGAAGGGGAAATAGCTTAAAAGAATTACATTTATGAAGTATATTATGATTGTCATGAAACTTCTGTTGTTCTCTCTCATATCACATCACATTGTAACTTTAATTCCAGCATATTGTATTTTGTCTGGTGCCAGCTAGGGCTTTGACTTCATGCTTGCCATTTTGAAGCTTTTATTGCTCACTTACTGGTTAGTTACCAACACTAAGAATGTGGCCCTGGATCCTCATCGCTGTTTTAAGTAACTCCTTGTGTGGTCTCTtacagctggaaagcaaaaggcagttcaaagacatttggaaattaaaataaactttattttgcATCCCCCTTTGCTTTTATAGATGCTGTTTGGACAGAGTAGACCAACAAATGGTGACAACAGTGAGGCGTCAAATCACAATTGACTTGGGAATATTCAGTGTCTTAAGTATTATAGAACATGTCTGCTAAAGACTTCCAAGCTCTGATCCATGTGCCGTGGTAAACTGTAGAGAGCCAATTGCCCACATGGtattggttctttttttcctttccagcagtTCACTAAATAGTATTTCCAGTGCTTTTGCTGCCAGATCAGTAGAAGGCATTTGAATAGGAAAGTCACAAATGGAAAATAAGGTGTGCAAGAAATTAAGCCTAAATATATAATCCATTAAATTAGAGGCAGCAGATACAGGATTTTCCTGTACAGGCATCATCATTTTACTGATGCTCAAAATATAGCTATTTCTTGatactgctttaaatattttcctagaaTACTACCATATAGTCTGCTTGCAAGACCATTTGTTAACAGCTATTGTTAATGCAGTGAAACTTCTTTCCAAACACACTTGGTTTTGAAATACTGAAGAACTTGGAAGAAAATTCAGGAATGGTTCAGTCAACAGTTTATATAAAATCACCTGTAACAGTGCCAGGTTTTATGCTAAATGAATGCATTGTTTCATCCATACTTTACGCAACCTGATCCTACCAAAATGGTAGGAGTGGCTTGTGCAACAGGACACTAATTAGACCTTCAAAAGTATTCCAGAACAGAATACCCACCCCAAAATTGCATGACATGCAGGCCATGGTCCTCAAAACACAAGCAGTTGCATATGGCAAAGAATTAGTTAAGGTACAGAAGGATTCAGGACAAACTGATTCAGAGaataaaaacagaattaaaatcctAGGAGTATTTTAGGTTGGAAAGGTACCTCTAAAGGccctctagtccaacctcctgctaaAAGCAGGTCTAACATGAAagctagatgaggttgctcagagctttatCAAGTTGAGCGAACCCAAGGAGGGGGATTCCACAGCCTTTCTAGGCAAGCTTTGTTTGCAGAGGAGCACCATGAATCAAATGGACTTTTGCTGGAAAGGGTGTATTAATGTATTATTCTTGAACATGTCTCTTCAAGAATGCTGCAGAATTAAATACAAGACTATTTTTTCTTAGAGCTTATCTGAGCATGATAAATGAGCACAATAGGTATAGTAAGGGGAAACAACATTCCAGAAGTATCCTATTTTTGTGACTAAGCTGGCAAAGGTTTTTAATAactcttagaagaaaaaaaaaaaaagcagccctggAGAACATACTACTGTGGATATAAGAATATATTTAGGGAGCTGAGTACTAAGAGAATGTTAGTGGTGGTCTAACCTGGAGGGATTTGCTTGTCACATGCAATTCTTAACAAGTCTTACTTAACTCAGTAGATTATAGGGAGgttcatgcattttaaatatccaGGCTGCCTTCACTTTACGTGATAGGCAGAGATTTCCTGCACTTCCGGGTGATGCTCTATGTACATAACTGAAAGATGTCCATCTTCTCCTTGTGCCATTTAGGTAAATGGGTGCCTGCTAGATCCTGTACCTCCTGTGGTGATTAGGAAAGGATGCCAATCACTGCCTACCAGCATGATGGAAACTTCTATTGATGAAGGAATAGAGACAGAAGGCGAGTCAGAGGATGACCCCGCACAGGCATTTGCAGCCCTTCAAGCAGCTCGCTGTGGGAAGCGACGTCACACTCTGGCAGAAGTTACCAACCAGCTGGTGATGATGCCAGGCACAGGTACAGAAGTTAGTACAGACATCTCAAAGGTCATTTCCTGCTCTCAGCACTCAATCTAATAAGCCCAGGATGAAAACACTAGGTTTTAAGAGTGGCAAGTATAAGACAGAGTTTCTTGGGTTTATTGCTTAGCATTTGCTGTAAtggccaaaggggaaaaaaaaaaaccacagcacaaTACCCCCAAACAGGATGCACAGACAGTATAAAACTAATGCAGCAAATACACAGCTGGCCACAGACATGTACAACCCCAATAGCACCTGGTAAATTCTGGCAGGTTGTTCTTTTTCACATAACTAACTGTCCCCAAATTATTCACCCGCTAAAGATGTGCTGGCAGAAGAGGACAGTGGGGAAACAAAAACCTCTAAATTCTCAGGTATTCCTGAGAATTCACCAGCAAGATGACCAAGCCTTTCAGGTCACACTACAGTCTTGTCAGGAATATctatggggaggaaaaaaaacaaccaaccaaaccactGAATGATCTCCAAACAAGAAGTGAACACTATCTGCATAGCACCTTATTGCTGCAATAGTGCAAAAGCCAGTAGCAAGTCCCCATTCTGGTACTGCAATTGTTAAATTACAATTACTTTatgaaacttgatttttttgtttcatttcctctaAGACAGTCACTGTTGGCAGGAATAGCTTGAGCCTGTGGCAATTCCTTTGCTTTGCTAAATTTTTGCTGCACTTTCCTTTTattctggcttttgttttttttgtcacAGGGAAAGTCTACTCATTGGATGAAAACTCGTCTCTGGGCAGTATTGATTCAGAGTATGACATGGGATCCATTCAGAGAGATATTAAATTCCTGGAAGACACCCCTTCCTTGAAAGAAATAGTGCTAACAAACCAACAAGCACCCAGAATGACAACACCTTTCATAGGTCTGAGACCTGCCAATCCAGCCATGCAGGCACTCACTTCCCAAAAGCGAGAGACCCACAATCGCTCTCCTGTCAGTTTCCGAGAGGGGCGTAGAGCTTCTGACACATCCCTCACACAAGGTAATTATACTATTGTCATGACACATTATACCTAGACATGGTAGTAAATGTACTCCATACACAGAAGCACCAAGCCACCTTGTGACTTGTTTGTTACTCAGCTTATCTCATGTTTGCTGCGCTAACCAGATATAAATTAACTGATTTTCTGACAAGGATTTTGCTCAACTCTTCTCCAGGAATTGTAGCATTTAGACAGCACCTCCAGAATCTGGCACGAACCAAAGGAATCCTGGAACTGAACAAAGTCCAGTTGCTGTATGAACAGATGGGATCAGAAGAACCACCTTCTCTGACATCAGCTGCCACCCAGTTGCAGGACCTCATTAATAGTCCTCCACAGGTACTTAAACCAGAAATCAAGCTCCATCTTTTAGGTGTTAATGCTTTGGGACTGATAAGGAGAAGATAAGGTTTTCCAGAGATCTGAGAAGAGCTAACTTACAGATAAAGTTACCTCTTCTCCTTTCCATCTTCTGCAGAATAGAGAATGGGCATTTGTAGGCTAGCCTTTACTATCCTCATGGTGTCAGTGATATGGCCCTGTTAGCTTTCCAAATCCAAcattttattactacttttaatCTGAAGGATTTTTTAGATTTAAGAAGCCCAATAACATCTTTCCTGGTTGGAGTTGGTCTGGTATAGTTGTAAGAAGTGCAAAAGCAGAGTGATAAATTAGCCTGGTTTGCATAGTAAAATGCTGAATACCTTCTACCAGCTCCCTAGTTACTTGTTTCAAATGGAACAGGTCACAGCAAACAGGAATAAGTTTCTGTTAAACCCCAGAAATAAAACTGGTAAGAAGTACACAGGCACTGTAAGCACCTAATGTTCCAGGTGAAGCCTGCTATTTATTCCTAGAGCTCCAGCTGTTACTTTCTGACTGCTGGAAAACTTCAGTTCTGACAACCACAAAGTTGTTATGTTTTCACAAGAATTTCTCACTTGATGTAAACATGCTACAGTGCTCATAGTATTCTTATAACAACCATTCACTCCCCTCCCATGTCAGCATTCTCCAGCTTGCTAGAGATGCCTACTCCATGCTTATCCTCTTCACCACTATTGAAAGCTTTTCACCTTCTGTTTTGAAGCTGTGAAATGAGAGCTGCACAAAAGCACATTCAGAGTTTGGATGGTTTTCTAACCCTGTACATTTACTATTTCAGAGGGCAAGTCAGAAAATACATTATATACTAATATCATTCTAGTTACAGATCTAAGCCCTTGCCATTTTGCAGCACAGCTAGCTTTGTAATTTAGGCTCCTCACCATGCAGGGAAAGTGGCAAGTGACACCAGAGCACAGTCCATATGGCAACTATGAAACCTGTCAGGGGAAATCCTTAAAGAAAGGGTTGAGGCAGAAAAGCCTTTTATGGGGATGAAACttgttcctcttctctctgcaggaggaagcatctcagcagcagcaggaagctgcctctgctttccctaaTGGTGCACATCCCCCATTATTATCCAGGCGGCAGAGCTTAGAAACACAGTACTTACAACAGAGGCTCCAGGTATCATACCTCCCTTGCACTAAATTAAACAAGCTGCTGTTACTACACAGCAGACTAGCCTTTTAGATCTTATTACTCAGGAAAATCAGTCAAAGGCTAAATTAGCAGAGAACAGCTGAATTTGAAATTatgctatatttttcttttgtcagaCACTGACCCTAATTATGCAAAAAGTGTACTGTATTACTGCTGTTTTCCTACTCAGTCTGTTACTGTATAGTGTTATTAAAGCAATTCAAAGTAACTGCTAGTGAATAATTATTATCTGTGTTGCACCCCATAAAGGTTATGCATCACCATCTGAGGAGCCACTTCTGACCCCCTGGGGCTTACtgttcccttccccccccttctttttaaaCCAATTTTCATATAGCTTTAGTttataaaaaacttttttctagCTTGCAGCTTCTCTTTCACTTGGGAAGAAATTTTTCTATGGATTTTTATCATACAATCTATCATGCAAAGATATTCTTTGTCTAAAGGTTAGAAGGCAATAAGCAGTAGTGGCTGTGGTTTTAGATAGTAGTTCTGTTGTCATAAAGGCAGACAATCTTCTTTCACTTGCTTTCTAGACTAATGCATTAAATCCAAATGCAATTTGAAACAGCAttgcttttcttgcagaaaaCCACTCTGCTATCAAAAGCTCAGAATACTTGCCAGCTATATTGCAAAGAATTGCCCCGGAGTCTGGAACAGCAGTTACAGGAACACAGGTAAGAAGCTTTCAAACTATGCAGATATATTATTTATTCTTACTCTCAAGagtaataaaagaactggaacaaTATTTGTccatttagaaattatttggaaaaggAAACTTCCACTTTAAAATTTGTAAGGACACAGTCCTCCTTTTAAAAGAAGGACAATAGTCCTGCCATGTGCTTACAAATTTCTGTGCTATGAGCTCTTTATCAGCTAACACTACTAGGGTGCAGGTAAACGGCAAATACCTGCATGCTTCATTTAGTGCTAATGGGTGTATAGAAGCATAGGAGGAAGCTACCCTACTACTTACATTGTTGTACTTAATTTCACCCTCATCCTCTCAACCACCCACTGTTTATAACCTACATATTGCAGTATTTATCATAAGTCAGAACACAGATCATCTATTTCTGCCTGCTGGGAAGCCCTGCAGTCATTAAGGTATTTCCTGTCTCATTCCCATGACCAAATAATTCTACAGTAAAGTAAATCAATTTTTCCTTGTCTCATAATATTAGTTTAGAAGTGATGCTCCTCTGAAAAAGTTACAGTAAAGAGTGAATAGATAACTGTACGTATTGCAGCAGACAAGATTTTAATTGCCAAGTTAAAGGTCTGTAAGCTCTTCATGAGCTCATCATTTGTTAATTATCAAACAAGTAAGCAAGATAGATACTAAAGACAGTTACTATCCCCGAGTTGTGcaaaagaatcacagaaagagaaaggaaaataacaacCTAGCTACATGTGTTCTGGAACAAAAGGACTGAGGAGCAGAGGTATAAAATTACTAGATTTCCAGAAAGCATGCAATCTGTAATTACTTTTTAGCTTATGGCCACTCCTGACAACTGTAGAGTTGATTAATCCTAATCAAGAATTTAACTAACAGTACTGAGAGCAGCTTGGTGTATTTTAAGAATAGAAGGTCTGCATAGAGAAATAAGCTGGGAAGCAATAGATTCATTTTCTGAACACTATTGGCTTGCATCAGTAGTGGGCTTCCTATTTCTGCATGCTTTGGGAATTGGCTGGGAGGAGACCTCCACTTTGTCATATCACAGGAATTTGTCAAAGGTAGCTATAACCTTGCGTTATGTTGTAAATTCTTACTGTTTGTAGCGAGTCAAAAACATGGAGTTTCATAAAAGTTCATAGGGAGCAGTGCAGTTGAGAGAAAAAGAATATGGGGGGAAGGAGACTTTCTTCATTTGCATTAGTAGCCAGTGATACTCAAGTCAGCTCCCAAGTTCCACAGTGCAGTGAAGAGCAGGcttgaaatacaaatacaatacATCTTATTCTTAGCAAACAAAGTTAAACAGTGCATGGGGTTAACTTAATTGCACAGGAGAAATTTACTAGGGTATTAAAAATGTTAGCAAAAGGAGGTCTACAAACTGAGCCTCTGTACATTTGCTGAAAGGTGAAGATTCTGGTCTGCTGTAAAATTTAATAAACAAGATTGCCCAGGAATCTTCCAGTTCTGTACTTCACTCCCTGCTGGAACTGTTTGAGTGACTAGCATGCAAGACTTATGCTAGCACCTTAACACTTCAGAAGGTGAAAATAATTGCTGTTTATGTCCTTGATTCAGGCTGCATCAGAAGAGACTCTTTCTCCAGAAGCAGTCTCAGCTGCAGGCCTATTTTAACCAGATGCAAATAGCTGAGAGTTCATACCCAAGGTCAAGTCAACTGCCACTTTCATGCCAGGaggagcagcaacagcagcagcaatcaaCCCAGTTCAGCCTGCAGCAGCCTCTGAGCCCTGTGATAGAGCCTTCCTCAGAACAAATGCAATATGACCCCTTCCTCAGTCAATACCAGAAGGTACAGCTGGATCCACTGCCACCCTCCCAGATCACCAGCTCATCACGCTTGTCATCACCTGTTCAGGTGCAGCAGCCACCACAGTCTTTACAATATTCATATCAGACTTGTGAATTGCCTGTTGTCACCTCTTCTGAGCCAGACTACCCAGATCAGTGCCAGTATGCCATGGACCCAGTACAACAGAGCAGTGTAGCATTGCCTGACAGCCAGAGCAGCTCAGCATCTCATGAGTCCCAGTCAAACTATGATGCATTAACCCTGTCAGAATTGCCTGGACTTTTTGATTGTGAAATGATGGAGACTGTAGATCCCCAGCACAGTGGCTATGTCCTGGTGAATTAATACCATGGGGTGACTAACATGAGAGTAGAAGACAGGACAAATGGAGAAGCATGtgaatttttgggttttttttgttcctacCCCAAAGTTGATGGTAATTTCTTAAACCTTGAATTAACAGGGGAACTAAAAATCCAcctgactggaaaaaaaggaggtggTGAGAAGTGTTTGGCCATTAGCTCCTCTTGCTGGTGGCAGGGGCTAGAGAAAAGATTGTGCAGTTTCATCCCACAAAAAAGTGACTTTTAGAGGAAGGAAGTAGCCCCTTCTAAAAAAAATTTGGGGAGTTTGTCAGCATTCATCTAACATTCACTTGGAGAAACAAGAATGAGTGCACAATGTGCTGTACTTCTTGGCAATAAAAGCAAtaggttttcatttaaattcagGGTACATTTGGGTCTGCGCTGATGGCAACTGTAATACTCTTGAAACAGTAGTATGATGTGGAATTAAAGGAAAGTTGCACTTTGGCATCCAATTGCTGGTTAAGCTACTGATCTGGAACTACTCCAAGGTAAGTCTTTGAGACCACCAGGCATCTCGGGcagcctccacctcctcctgctaGCAAGTAAACAGTATTTCCCAAGCCTGCCAAGGAACTCTTAATTGTCCACCAAGGGAAGCTTCTGGATCTCTGCTAAGTGACATCTTGACTTTGTCAAACGATACCTGGAACTGACACAGGGCACCACAGTGGTTTGTAGAGACCTCTGGGTGGGGATCAGAGTACAAAAGGATAAAGGATTAGCTAACAGAGATAGAAGCTAAGAAGTACCATGAGAAAAATCAAGAGCTGCAGccaatggcatttaaaaaaaaaaaaatccacctgggTGGCTTTTGAAATCAGCCCTTTTTGCTGACAGGCCTTTGTGGAGGGCTCTGTCTTGGAGAAGTTCCGATCACTGGAAAGGATCCATCTGTCcttctgttgcattttaaaaacaagcaaacaaactgtGTTTTGAATTTGCAGTATGTGTTGCTGGTGGTTTATTGAGCTTTGTATATTTGGACAATTATTTAGGGTTTTAGAACTTAAGGATAAAAAcaatgagcttaaaaaaaaaaaaacaaccctgtgaAGTGATAGTGCTGTGCCTTTTTCAGTTCTTTATCAGCCTATATGCTTTTTTCTGAAGCAAGTAGACAATACCCCATTTACATCCTTGCTATAGCCAAAGTCCCTTCAGAGCACATGTTCCACCATGTGGAACATTATGTTTAACTTCCTTAGTGTTTTGATTGTTCATGTATATATAACATTGAAAGTATTACAGCAATATTTAGCATCACGAACTGTTGATGTATCAACCATTTCAAGAAATACTAAACTCAACAAGCAGTTTGTGTCTCCAGAACTTTCAGCCATGAAATGCAAGTCATAGGAGGATTGTTTAGGAATCTGCAGAAAGCTTAGATCTCTAGTTTGGGTTTTGGCTCCAGCCTTTAAGTATTGTGGGACATTACAGGATGATAGACAACCAAGGCTCACAGCTAGACAGTTCAGCCGCCTTCTGAGCAAACATTAAGCACAATTGCAGATTTATTAAAGCACAAAGAATGGCAGAGAAACTGTGCTGGTCACATATGTAGAAACCACCACTCTTTGCTGGGAAGTTTGGTGAGCCAAGGTCTTTGATTCTACAAATAATGAAGGGGTGCAGAAAGGTGGATAATCAGCCAGCCTTTACAGCAATAAGACCACATTTAAGTGTGGAATAGTGCATTGTAGGCTGTGTGAAGGAGAGAAGGGTTTAAACAACTGACAGAAGGCACCTTGCTTCCTGTGTACTACAAATAGA
This genomic window from Accipiter gentilis chromosome 5, bAccGen1.1, whole genome shotgun sequence contains:
- the SIK2 gene encoding serine/threonine-protein kinase SIK2 isoform X2 codes for the protein MVMAEPRRPPPLLPRGLGPVRVGFYDIEGTLGKGNFAVVKLARHRITRSEVAIKIIDKSQLDAVNLEKIYREVQIMKMLDHPHIIKLYQVMETKSMLYLVTEFAKNGEIFDYLASHGRLSESEARRKFWQILSAVEYCHGRKIVHRDLKAENLLLDNNMNIKIADFGFGNFYKSGEPLTTWCGSPPYAAPEVFEGQQYEGPQLDIWSMGVVLYVLVCGALPFDGPTLPILRQRVLEGRFRIPYFMSEECEHLIRRMLVLDPSKRLTIAQIKEHKWMLIEVPAQRPILYPPGEENEPSIGEYNEQVLRLMHSLGIDQQKTIESLQNKSYNHFAAIYYLLVERLKSHRSSFPVEQRLDARQRRPSTIAEQTVAKAQAVVPSVNLHSQNARLLQSPGLPSASGAEAFSFPPSNCQGETAFMEEERVETPKVNGCLLDPVPPVVIRKGCQSLPTSMMETSIDEGIETEGESEDDPAQAFAALQAARCGKRRHTLAEVTNQLVMMPGTGKVYSLDENSSLGSIDSEYDMGSIQRDIKFLEDTPSLKEIVLTNQQAPRMTTPFIGLRPANPAMQALTSQKRETHNRSPVSFREGRRASDTSLTQGIVAFRQHLQNLARTKGILELNKVQLLYEQMGSEEPPSLTSAATQLQDLINSPPQKTTLLSKAQNTCQLYCKELPRSLEQQLQEHRLHQKRLFLQKQSQLQAYFNQMQIAESSYPRSSQLPLSCQEEQQQQQQSTQFSLQQPLSPVIEPSSEQMQYDPFLSQYQKVQLDPLPPSQITSSSRLSSPVQVQQPPQSLQYSYQTCELPVVTSSEPDYPDQCQYAMDPVQQSSVALPDSQSSSASHESQSNYDALTLSELPGLFDCEMMETVDPQHSGYVLVN
- the SIK2 gene encoding serine/threonine-protein kinase SIK2 isoform X3, with amino-acid sequence MNIKIADFGFGNFYKSGEPLTTWCGSPPYAAPEVFEGQQYEGPQLDIWSMGVVLYVLVCGALPFDGPTLPILRQRVLEGRFRIPYFMSEECEHLIRRMLVLDPSKRLTIAQIKEHKWMLIEVPAQRPILYPPGEENEPSIGEYNEQVLRLMHSLGIDQQKTIESLQNKSYNHFAAIYYLLVERLKSHRSSFPVEQRLDARQRRPSTIAEQTVAKAQAVVPSVNLHSQNARLLQSPGLPSASGAEAFSFPPSNCQGETAFMEEERVETPKVNGCLLDPVPPVVIRKGCQSLPTSMMETSIDEGIETEGESEDDPAQAFAALQAARCGKRRHTLAEVTNQLVMMPGTGKVYSLDENSSLGSIDSEYDMGSIQRDIKFLEDTPSLKEIVLTNQQAPRMTTPFIGLRPANPAMQALTSQKRETHNRSPVSFREGRRASDTSLTQGIVAFRQHLQNLARTKGILELNKVQLLYEQMGSEEPPSLTSAATQLQDLINSPPQEEASQQQQEAASAFPNGAHPPLLSRRQSLETQYLQQRLQKTTLLSKAQNTCQLYCKELPRSLEQQLQEHRLHQKRLFLQKQSQLQAYFNQMQIAESSYPRSSQLPLSCQEEQQQQQQSTQFSLQQPLSPVIEPSSEQMQYDPFLSQYQKVQLDPLPPSQITSSSRLSSPVQVQQPPQSLQYSYQTCELPVVTSSEPDYPDQCQYAMDPVQQSSVALPDSQSSSASHESQSNYDALTLSELPGLFDCEMMETVDPQHSGYVLVN
- the SIK2 gene encoding serine/threonine-protein kinase SIK2 isoform X1, whose amino-acid sequence is MVMAEPRRPPPLLPRGLGPVRVGFYDIEGTLGKGNFAVVKLARHRITRSEVAIKIIDKSQLDAVNLEKIYREVQIMKMLDHPHIIKLYQVMETKSMLYLVTEFAKNGEIFDYLASHGRLSESEARRKFWQILSAVEYCHGRKIVHRDLKAENLLLDNNMNIKIADFGFGNFYKSGEPLTTWCGSPPYAAPEVFEGQQYEGPQLDIWSMGVVLYVLVCGALPFDGPTLPILRQRVLEGRFRIPYFMSEECEHLIRRMLVLDPSKRLTIAQIKEHKWMLIEVPAQRPILYPPGEENEPSIGEYNEQVLRLMHSLGIDQQKTIESLQNKSYNHFAAIYYLLVERLKSHRSSFPVEQRLDARQRRPSTIAEQTVAKAQAVVPSVNLHSQNARLLQSPGLPSASGAEAFSFPPSNCQGETAFMEEERVETPKVNGCLLDPVPPVVIRKGCQSLPTSMMETSIDEGIETEGESEDDPAQAFAALQAARCGKRRHTLAEVTNQLVMMPGTGKVYSLDENSSLGSIDSEYDMGSIQRDIKFLEDTPSLKEIVLTNQQAPRMTTPFIGLRPANPAMQALTSQKRETHNRSPVSFREGRRASDTSLTQGIVAFRQHLQNLARTKGILELNKVQLLYEQMGSEEPPSLTSAATQLQDLINSPPQEEASQQQQEAASAFPNGAHPPLLSRRQSLETQYLQQRLQKTTLLSKAQNTCQLYCKELPRSLEQQLQEHRLHQKRLFLQKQSQLQAYFNQMQIAESSYPRSSQLPLSCQEEQQQQQQSTQFSLQQPLSPVIEPSSEQMQYDPFLSQYQKVQLDPLPPSQITSSSRLSSPVQVQQPPQSLQYSYQTCELPVVTSSEPDYPDQCQYAMDPVQQSSVALPDSQSSSASHESQSNYDALTLSELPGLFDCEMMETVDPQHSGYVLVN